A window of the Henckelia pumila isolate YLH828 chromosome 3, ASM3356847v2, whole genome shotgun sequence genome harbors these coding sequences:
- the LOC140890387 gene encoding uncharacterized protein, translated as MRGYERDEYEDLDEYENDGTEPEEEEEDEGGYEEEETFQPTQDELEYLELRNRLKESIRKQMKKELGTASAGSRDKANTYRKDNYGSFFGPSQPVIAQRVIQESKSLLENPKLAARITKPKYDNNKSSVTTNVRSKHQASLQTKVTSGLKRKVEMLKNTRDYSFLLSEDAEVPAPVKSHPSRNVPAPKSEAQSTRLLSNTKRVVNDRGREVSNGHEHRKQLHSGSQTKAGPEKIDRTSRLPVGSSKQLGGNGGSGPGRPLGPKSVPSRSSGPSLGTKVTQSLAKNPVVGREKSNPSPSVQSVVRKPMSSHFQSGVRKPISSSSQPSLMKNQSVQRKEYQEMSKPKIIPKQTLPPSRHHVKQQSTEVSARSTSADVRPKAKIGRQPYADDSDDDKAINMIRKMFGYNPNKYRDADDDSDMEANFDDILREERRSEKIAKREDEEELRKLEEEEKRKLLVKKRKLGH; from the exons ATGCGTGGATATGAAAGAGAT GAGTATGAAGACTTGGACGAGTACGAAAATGATGGTACAGAGCCAGAAGAGGAAGAGGAGGATGAAGGCGGATACGAGGAGGAAGAAACTTTCCAGCCTACCCAGGATGAGTTGGAATATCTTGAACTGAGGAATCGATTAAAAGAATCGATTAGAAAGCAGATGAAGAAGGAACTTGGGACTGCGAGTGCTGGTTCTCGAGACAAAGCTAATACGTATCGTAAGGACAA TTATGGTTCCTTCTTTGGGCCCTCACAGCCAGTTATTGCTCAGAGAGTGATTCAAGAAAGCAAGTCCTTATTGGAGAATCCAAAATTGGCTGCAAGAATTACCAAACCCAAGTATGAT AATAATAAGAGCTCTGTTACAACCAATGTTAGATCAAAGCATCAAGCAAGCCTTCAAACAAAAGTCACAAGTGGG TTGAAAAGAAAAGTAGAAATGCTAAAGAACACAAGGGACTACTCCTTTCTATTATCTGAAGATGCTGAGGTTCCAGCGCCCGTGAAAAGTCATCCATCTAGAAATGTGCCTGCCCCCAAGTCTG AGGCTCAATCCACTCGGCTACTGTCAAATACTAAGCGGGTGGTCAATGATCGAGGAAGAGAAGTCTCCAATGGTCATGAACATAGGAAGCAACTGCATTCAGGCAGCCAAACTAAAGCTGGGCCAGAGAAGATAGATCGCACGAGCAGGTTACCAGTAGGATCTAGTAAACAACTTGGTGGCAATGGTGGAAGTGGTCCAGGTCGGCCTTTGGGGCCGAAATCTGTCCCTTCTAGGAGTAGTGGACCCTCCTTAGGGACCAAGGTCACTCAATCTCTTGCAAAAAATCCAGTGGTTGGTCGGGAAAAATCAAATCCTTCACCATCTGTACAATCCGTTGTGCGTAAACCAATGTCGTCACACTTTCAATCTGGTGTGCGGAAACCTATTTCTTCAAGCTCGCAACCTTCTCTTATGAAAAATCAATCAGTACAGAGAAAGGAGTATCAAGAAATGAGCAAGCCAAAAATCATACCCAAACAGACGTTGCCGCCCTCTAGACATCAT GTGAAGCAGCAGTCTACAGAAGTCTCAGCTCGAAGTACGTCGGCAGATGTTCGCCCAAAGGCAAAAATTGGGAGGCAACCATATGCTGATGATTCTGATGACGATAAAGCTATAAATATGATCAGAAAAATGTTTGG GTATAATCCCAACAAGTATCGAGATGCAGACGATGATAGTGACATGGAAGCgaattttgatgatattttaagGGAGGAGAGACGCAG TGAAAAAATCGCAAAAAGAGAGGATGAAGAAGAGCTCCGCAAGTTAGAAGAGGAGGAAAAAAGGAAGCTTTTGGTGAAAAAACGCAAGCTGGGCCACTAA